A window of Brevinematia bacterium contains these coding sequences:
- a CDS encoding hydrogenase formation protein HypD, whose product EEGRYEVENQYARSVRREGNVRAQEIIREIFEVVDRVWRGIGVIPRSGLGIREKYREYDAEKKFFLDYVVAREAEECIGGLILQGVKKPNECRAFGTLCTPEHPLGAPMVSSEGACAIYYSYRLNKN is encoded by the coding sequence TAGAGGAAGGTAGATATGAGGTTGAGAATCAGTATGCTAGATCGGTAAGGAGAGAAGGCAATGTAAGGGCACAGGAGATTATCAGAGAGATTTTTGAGGTTGTTGATAGGGTTTGGAGAGGAATAGGAGTCATACCTAGAAGCGGTCTGGGGATTAGGGAAAAGTACAGAGAGTACGATGCTGAAAAGAAGTTTTTCTTAGATTATGTGGTAGCTAGAGAAGCTGAGGAGTGTATAGGAGGCTTGATCTTGCAGGGAGTCAAGAAGCCAAATGAATGTAGAGCATTTGGCACATTATGCACTCCCGAGCACCCTCTTGGAGCACCTATGGTTTCTTCCGAAGGAGCGTGCGCTATATACTACAGCTATAGATTGAACAAAAACTAG
- the hypE gene encoding hydrogenase expression/formation protein HypE, whose amino-acid sequence MAFECPTPIPSTERIRLGHGSGGRLTSSLIEKVFLPLFSNEYLDKLHDGAIIELPSSKIAFSTDSYVITPIFFPGGDIGKLSITGTINDLAMCGARPLFISLSLIIEEGFEMDKLNKVLLSAKEVADGVGVKIVTGDTKVVNKGKGDGIYINTSGIGVIEHDTEILPQNVKAGDAIVISGDIGRHGASVMALREGIELESSIESDCCELWTTVERLLKEKVEIHCLRDLTRGGVASALNEIAKASGLGIFIEEEKIPIIDEVKGICELLGLDPLYVANEGRFIAIVPEKFAEKTVNIISNATGTQADIIGKITEDNKGKVVMKSLIGSYRLLDMMSGEQLPRIC is encoded by the coding sequence ATGGCTTTTGAATGCCCTACTCCTATACCATCTACTGAAAGAATAAGGCTTGGACATGGTAGTGGAGGAAGACTCACTAGTAGCCTCATAGAAAAGGTATTCCTACCTCTTTTCTCAAATGAATATCTTGACAAGCTTCATGACGGGGCTATTATAGAACTACCTTCCTCTAAAATAGCTTTCTCAACAGATTCCTATGTGATAACTCCCATCTTTTTCCCAGGTGGAGATATTGGAAAACTGTCCATTACCGGAACCATAAATGATCTGGCAATGTGTGGTGCCAGACCGTTGTTTATTTCCCTAAGTCTAATTATTGAAGAAGGATTTGAGATGGACAAACTGAATAAAGTTTTACTATCGGCTAAGGAAGTAGCAGATGGAGTTGGTGTGAAGATAGTCACGGGGGATACCAAGGTTGTAAACAAAGGTAAAGGGGATGGGATATACATTAATACCTCAGGTATAGGGGTCATAGAGCATGATACAGAAATTTTACCTCAGAATGTTAAAGCTGGGGATGCAATAGTAATAAGTGGAGACATTGGAAGGCATGGTGCTAGTGTCATGGCACTTAGGGAAGGAATTGAACTTGAGTCTTCAATAGAGAGTGATTGCTGTGAACTTTGGACTACAGTTGAGAGATTGTTAAAAGAAAAAGTAGAAATACATTGTCTAAGGGATCTAACAAGAGGTGGAGTTGCTAGCGCTCTAAACGAGATTGCTAAGGCTAGTGGCCTCGGAATATTCATAGAAGAAGAGAAGATACCTATAATTGATGAAGTTAAGGGAATATGCGAACTTTTGGGGTTGGATCCTCTTTACGTCGCTAACGAAGGAAGGTTCATTGCTATAGTTCCAGAGAAGTTTGCAGAGAAAACTGTCAACATAATCTCCAACGCTACAGGAACCCAAGCAGATATCATAGGGAAGATAACTGAGGACAATAAGGGCAAGGTTGTGATGAAGTCGTTGATCGGCAGTTATAGGTTGCTTGATATGATGAGTGGTGAACAGTTACCCAGAATATGCTAG
- a CDS encoding hydrogenase maturation nickel metallochaperone HypA, producing the protein MHESLLAKDTLELILNEAKKNGASKVVMAKIRVADTENIDIDSFKFHIKNYAHNTIAESMNLEIEFVQIPIICSECGNKFYVDSHIYICEKCGSDNVTLGAEEGIVVEYIEVETDGV; encoded by the coding sequence ATGCATGAATCACTTTTAGCTAAAGATACCTTAGAGCTGATTCTAAATGAAGCAAAGAAAAATGGAGCTTCAAAAGTAGTGATGGCAAAAATAAGAGTTGCAGATACTGAAAACATAGATATAGATTCTTTTAAGTTCCACATAAAAAACTACGCCCACAACACCATTGCTGAGAGTATGAATTTAGAAATAGAATTCGTTCAGATTCCTATTATCTGCTCTGAGTGTGGCAATAAATTCTACGTAGACTCTCATATATATATATGTGAGAAGTGTGGAAGTGATAATGTTACTCTGGGGGCAGAGGAGGGAATAGTAGTTGAGTATATTGAAGTTGAAACTGATGGAGTTTGA
- a CDS encoding YebC/PmpR family DNA-binding transcriptional regulator: MSGHSKWANIKHRKSAQDAKRGQLFSKLAKEITVAAKMGGGNPENNVRLRVAIERAREANMPTENIERAIKRGTGELEGATYEEVVYEGYGPGGVAILVNVLTDNKNRTAAEIRKIFSKFGGSLGTSGSVAWIFEKKGYISVDANKYSEDEMLEIAIEAGADDVKKEGDVISIYTSVESFSDVLNALRTKGIEIKVSEISMIPKTTATLDDETAIKVLKLLEELENNDDVQNVSSNLDASDAVFERFSREAA; encoded by the coding sequence ATGTCAGGGCATTCAAAATGGGCAAATATTAAACATAGAAAGAGTGCTCAAGATGCAAAAAGAGGTCAGCTTTTCTCAAAGCTGGCTAAAGAAATAACTGTAGCAGCAAAAATGGGTGGAGGTAACCCAGAGAACAATGTTAGACTTAGAGTAGCAATTGAGAGAGCCAGAGAAGCAAACATGCCAACAGAAAACATAGAAAGAGCCATAAAGAGAGGAACCGGAGAACTGGAAGGAGCTACCTACGAGGAGGTAGTCTACGAAGGTTATGGTCCGGGAGGTGTTGCAATACTTGTTAATGTTCTAACTGACAATAAAAACCGCACTGCAGCAGAGATAAGAAAGATTTTCTCTAAGTTCGGGGGAAGTTTAGGCACAAGTGGAAGTGTTGCATGGATTTTTGAGAAAAAAGGCTACATTTCTGTTGATGCAAACAAATACTCGGAAGACGAAATGCTAGAAATTGCAATAGAAGCCGGAGCTGACGATGTTAAAAAAGAAGGTGACGTCATTAGCATCTACACATCAGTAGAATCATTCTCAGACGTCCTAAATGCCCTAAGAACTAAAGGAATAGAGATAAAAGTTTCTGAGATATCAATGATACCCAAAACTACTGCAACCCTTGACGATGAGACTGCAATCAAAGTCTTAAAGTTACTTGAAGAGTTAGAAAATAACGACGATGTTCAGAATGTTTCTTCCAACCTAGATGCTAGCGATGCAGTATTTGAGAGATTTTCTAGAGAAGCTGCTTAA
- the rpmH gene encoding 50S ribosomal protein L34 has product MPKRTYQPSNVKRYRTHGFLARTSTKGGLKVLKRRRKKGRWKLTVSDEKYKK; this is encoded by the coding sequence ATGCCAAAGAGAACCTATCAACCTTCCAACGTAAAAAGGTATAGAACTCATGGATTTCTAGCAAGAACATCCACTAAGGGCGGACTGAAGGTTTTGAAAAGGAGAAGAAAAAAGGGTAGATGGAAGCTAACAGTTTCTGATGAGAAGTATAAAAAGTAA
- a CDS encoding antibiotic biosynthesis monooxygenase, whose protein sequence is MNVTIVNVWVKPEYRDAFIEATIENHKNSIQEPGNLRFDFLQSKDDPNYFILYEVYDSEESAKLHKETPHYKKWRETVEPFMAKPRQGVSFNVIEPKDISLWKTK, encoded by the coding sequence ATGAACGTTACAATTGTAAATGTTTGGGTTAAGCCAGAGTATAGGGATGCTTTTATAGAAGCAACCATTGAGAATCATAAAAACTCGATACAAGAGCCTGGAAATCTAAGATTCGATTTCCTTCAAAGTAAAGATGATCCTAACTATTTCATACTTTACGAGGTTTACGATTCTGAGGAATCAGCAAAACTTCATAAGGAAACACCCCACTATAAAAAGTGGAGAGAGACTGTAGAGCCTTTCATGGCTAAACCCCGACAGGGAGTCTCGTTTAACGTTATAGAACCTAAAGACATCTCTTTATGGAAAACGAAATAG
- a CDS encoding iron-containing alcohol dehydrogenase, whose protein sequence is MENEIENFSLSFNRKLVFGKGVINLLSSVVKEFGKKVLFVVSKTFSNSQEWKNLLEKLNKELDIRLEFVSGEPTVEMVDSIVIRHKENEVDVVVSIGGGSAIDTGKAVATMLVEEGSVEEYLEGVGSKKPSGAKKPFIAVPTTFGTGSEATKNAVISKYGKFKKSLRHDNFIPDVALIDPTLGYTTPVNVRIPSGLDALTQLIEAYTSTNSNPYSDALCEKAFSILRTSFGKVLFNEGPSYEDFSNVALSAYFSGICLANAGLGVVHGFASVIGGLYSIPHGVICGKLIYHSTLKNIETLKREENTFFLRKYAKIGDLLYDGKEEGIENGLSKLKEVLENLHHKAKLKNLKDYGITESDLPLIASKTSLKENPSKLTLEDLIGILEKAM, encoded by the coding sequence ATGGAAAACGAAATAGAAAACTTCTCCCTCTCTTTTAACAGAAAGTTAGTTTTCGGAAAAGGGGTTATCAACCTACTTTCTAGTGTTGTTAAGGAGTTTGGAAAAAAAGTGCTTTTTGTAGTTTCAAAAACATTCTCCAACTCCCAAGAATGGAAGAACCTACTTGAAAAACTTAACAAGGAATTGGATATTAGACTAGAGTTCGTATCAGGAGAACCAACAGTAGAGATGGTGGACAGTATAGTTATAAGACACAAAGAGAACGAGGTTGATGTAGTGGTAAGCATAGGCGGAGGTAGTGCTATTGACACTGGTAAAGCTGTTGCTACAATGCTTGTAGAAGAAGGTAGCGTTGAGGAGTATCTTGAAGGAGTTGGTAGCAAGAAACCAAGTGGTGCCAAAAAGCCGTTTATCGCCGTTCCCACAACATTTGGAACAGGTAGTGAAGCAACTAAAAATGCAGTAATCTCAAAATACGGAAAGTTCAAAAAATCACTAAGGCATGATAATTTCATACCTGATGTTGCTCTTATTGACCCAACTCTTGGTTACACCACACCGGTTAACGTAAGAATTCCTTCAGGACTAGATGCTCTAACACAGCTTATAGAAGCCTACACATCTACAAATTCAAACCCTTACTCAGATGCTCTATGTGAAAAAGCATTCAGTATATTGAGAACCTCTTTTGGAAAAGTGTTATTCAACGAAGGACCAAGTTACGAAGATTTCTCAAATGTTGCTTTGAGTGCTTACTTTTCAGGAATCTGCTTAGCAAACGCTGGCTTAGGAGTTGTCCACGGATTTGCATCAGTAATAGGCGGGCTGTATAGTATCCCACACGGAGTAATTTGTGGAAAACTTATCTACCACTCAACTTTAAAGAATATTGAAACCCTAAAAAGAGAAGAAAACACTTTCTTTCTAAGGAAGTATGCAAAAATAGGTGACCTACTTTACGATGGTAAAGAAGAAGGTATTGAGAATGGACTATCTAAACTCAAGGAAGTTTTAGAAAACTTACACCACAAAGCTAAGCTGAAGAACTTAAAAGACTACGGAATTACAGAGTCAGATCTACCACTTATTGCTTCAAAAACATCCTTAAAGGAAAATCCCTCAAAGCTAACCTTAGAAGACTTAATAGGCATACTAGAAAAAGCCATGTAA
- the accC gene encoding acetyl-CoA carboxylase biotin carboxylase subunit: MKVLIANRGEIAVRVIRTCKELGFKTVAVYSEADKDSLHRKLADEDICIGGPYSKDSYLNIPNLISAAIVKGAKAIHPGYGFLSENAKFSEICKNHGLTFLGPSPEVITLMGDKSTAKNTMKKFNVPTVPGSEGVITSVDEALEVARSIGFPVIIKATAGGGGKGMRICYSADDLKKLLPLTQSEAQAAFGNPGVYIEKYIQNPKHIEIQFIGDKYGNAVTFGERDCSIQRKHQKLIEEAPGPTITSDQRERISSIVRHAVSSIGYVGAGTMEFIMDQEGNFYFMEVNTRIQVEHPVTEEVTGFDLIREQILVCLGEKLSVKQEEIKLNGHSIEFRINAEDPFNDFRPSPGKIKVLHLPGGYGVRVDTHIYQGYEIPMYYDSMVAKLIVWGRTRNEAIVRSKRALSEFTIEGIPTTIPFHIKVLEHPVFLNGTHTTKFLEDFSIV, translated from the coding sequence ATGAAGGTGTTAATTGCTAACAGAGGTGAAATTGCAGTTAGGGTAATAAGAACTTGTAAGGAACTGGGGTTTAAAACGGTTGCTGTCTACTCTGAAGCGGATAAGGATTCACTTCACAGAAAGTTAGCGGATGAGGATATATGCATAGGTGGCCCTTATAGTAAGGATTCTTACCTTAATATTCCTAATTTAATAAGTGCTGCAATAGTTAAGGGAGCGAAGGCAATTCATCCAGGTTACGGCTTTTTATCAGAAAATGCTAAGTTTTCGGAGATATGTAAGAACCATGGCTTGACATTTTTAGGACCTTCTCCCGAAGTTATAACTTTGATGGGTGACAAGTCAACTGCAAAAAATACGATGAAGAAATTCAATGTTCCAACAGTTCCGGGAAGTGAGGGAGTTATAACTAGTGTAGATGAAGCACTAGAGGTTGCTAGAAGTATAGGATTTCCTGTGATTATAAAGGCTACTGCGGGTGGTGGTGGTAAGGGAATGAGAATATGCTATTCGGCCGATGATCTTAAAAAGTTGCTACCTTTGACTCAATCTGAAGCACAAGCTGCGTTTGGTAACCCCGGAGTTTACATAGAAAAGTATATCCAGAATCCAAAACATATAGAAATACAGTTTATAGGGGATAAATATGGCAATGCTGTTACTTTTGGTGAGAGAGATTGTTCAATTCAGAGGAAACACCAAAAGCTTATAGAAGAGGCACCAGGTCCAACTATAACTTCAGACCAGAGAGAGAGAATATCAAGCATTGTAAGGCATGCAGTAAGTTCCATAGGTTATGTTGGTGCAGGAACAATGGAATTCATTATGGATCAAGAGGGAAACTTTTACTTTATGGAAGTGAACACAAGGATTCAAGTTGAACATCCAGTTACGGAGGAGGTTACAGGTTTTGACCTCATAAGGGAACAGATATTAGTATGTTTGGGAGAAAAACTTTCGGTCAAGCAAGAAGAGATAAAGCTCAATGGTCATTCAATTGAGTTCAGAATCAATGCAGAAGATCCATTCAACGACTTCAGACCATCTCCCGGTAAAATAAAAGTATTGCACCTTCCTGGTGGATATGGTGTGAGAGTTGATACTCATATATACCAAGGATACGAAATACCAATGTATTACGATTCAATGGTAGCAAAGCTTATAGTATGGGGTAGAACAAGAAATGAAGCAATAGTCCGCTCCAAGAGGGCTCTCAGTGAGTTTACGATTGAAGGAATTCCAACTACTATACCATTCCACATAAAAGTATTAGAACACCCTGTATTTTTAAACGGAACCCATACTACTAAGTTCCTAGAAGACTTCTCAATAGTGTAG
- a CDS encoding V-type ATP synthase subunit B, producing MDLFVPEKVIEGAREMRGPLMILENVPDVGYDEIAEIELENGETRHAKVLKSGEKAITLQVFEGTFGINKEKVKVRFKATPLRIGVSKRMLGRIFDGAGRPIDDFVETDFEDIRDVNGLPINPFMREYPRDFAETGISAIDLMNSLVRGQKLPIFSAAGLPHNELAAQIASQVKIKGATKENFAVVFAAMGVKYDDAYFFKKVFEETGAIDNTVLFLNLANDPPIERLITPRVALTVAEFLAFEKNMHIVVILTDMTNYAEALREVATALGEIPARKGFPGYMYSDLATVYERAGRVKGADGSITQIPILSMPNDDITHPIPDLTGYITEGQIVLSRELHNRGIYPPVDVLPSLSRLMKEGIGEGRTREDHASVSNQLYALYARVKEVRNIASIVGEEELGPREKLILKFGNLFEYKLVGQKFTERRTIEESLEIGWELLSMFPTEDLTAITRNIVAKYYKENVREKTKKEFEEQ from the coding sequence ATGGATCTCTTTGTGCCGGAGAAGGTCATTGAGGGTGCAAGAGAAATGAGAGGACCTCTAATGATACTTGAGAACGTTCCTGATGTTGGGTATGATGAGATTGCTGAGATTGAGCTTGAGAATGGAGAAACAAGACACGCTAAAGTTCTAAAGTCTGGTGAAAAAGCGATAACTCTTCAGGTGTTTGAAGGCACATTCGGTATAAACAAGGAGAAGGTAAAAGTAAGATTTAAGGCTACTCCTCTTAGGATAGGAGTTTCCAAAAGAATGCTAGGAAGAATATTTGACGGTGCTGGTAGGCCTATAGATGATTTCGTTGAGACGGACTTTGAGGATATAAGGGACGTAAATGGGCTTCCAATAAACCCATTTATGAGAGAGTATCCCAGAGACTTTGCAGAAACTGGAATCTCAGCAATAGATCTTATGAATTCACTTGTTAGGGGTCAGAAGTTACCAATATTCTCTGCAGCAGGATTACCACACAACGAACTAGCTGCACAGATAGCCTCTCAAGTTAAGATAAAAGGAGCTACCAAAGAAAATTTTGCAGTTGTATTCGCAGCAATGGGTGTGAAGTACGACGACGCTTACTTCTTCAAAAAGGTGTTTGAAGAAACAGGAGCGATAGATAACACAGTTCTATTCCTAAATCTCGCAAATGATCCACCAATAGAAAGATTGATTACGCCGAGAGTTGCACTTACCGTTGCAGAGTTCTTGGCTTTTGAGAAAAATATGCACATCGTTGTTATACTCACTGATATGACAAACTATGCCGAAGCCCTTAGAGAAGTTGCTACTGCTCTTGGAGAAATACCAGCAAGAAAAGGATTTCCGGGATACATGTATAGCGATCTTGCAACTGTATATGAAAGAGCCGGAAGAGTAAAAGGAGCTGACGGTTCCATCACCCAAATCCCCATTCTATCAATGCCGAATGATGACATCACCCATCCCATACCCGACCTAACTGGATACATAACGGAAGGACAAATAGTGCTTTCAAGAGAACTTCATAACAGAGGTATATACCCACCTGTTGATGTCTTACCTTCTCTCTCAAGACTTATGAAGGAAGGAATAGGCGAGGGTAGAACAAGAGAAGATCACGCAAGCGTATCTAACCAATTATATGCTCTCTATGCTAGAGTTAAGGAAGTAAGAAACATTGCCTCAATTGTAGGTGAAGAGGAGTTAGGTCCAAGAGAGAAACTAATTCTTAAATTTGGAAACCTTTTTGAATATAAGCTTGTAGGACAAAAATTCACCGAAAGGAGAACTATTGAAGAAAGCTTAGAAATAGGCTGGGAACTACTGTCAATGTTCCCAACAGAGGACTTAACTGCTATTACAAGAAACATAGTAGCTAAGTATTACAAAGAGAATGTGAGAGAGAAAACCAAAAAAGAGTTTGAGGAGCAGTAG
- a CDS encoding lytic transglycosylase domain-containing protein, translating to MLSGIDSVYARIRGIYERIQEIQKLAGSVYSTISIDPIQRYYHTNNSEVSSRNTGKTFQEVLQEVLMETKDGKESKINVVSKPEESWKEVMEVREVSDSKESDLEKSKFDEIIGKASREFGVPKELIKAVIKAESNFNPIAISHKNAMGLMQLIPSTAKEMGVEDVFDPLQNIMGGTKYLRMLLDRYNGNLFLALSAYNAGPERVDRVGGIPEIEETKTYVDRVIKFYKEYSSRSK from the coding sequence ATGTTAAGTGGAATTGACTCTGTATACGCTAGGATAAGAGGGATATACGAAAGAATACAGGAAATTCAAAAACTAGCTGGAAGTGTGTATTCTACCATAAGTATAGATCCTATCCAAAGGTATTACCATACTAACAATTCGGAGGTTAGTTCACGGAATACTGGTAAGACCTTTCAGGAAGTTTTGCAAGAGGTGCTGATGGAAACTAAGGACGGTAAAGAAAGCAAAATCAATGTTGTTTCAAAGCCTGAGGAAAGCTGGAAAGAGGTAATGGAAGTTAGAGAAGTTAGTGATTCTAAGGAATCAGATCTGGAGAAAAGTAAGTTTGATGAGATTATAGGTAAGGCGTCACGGGAGTTTGGTGTTCCAAAAGAGCTTATAAAGGCAGTAATAAAAGCTGAGTCTAATTTTAACCCTATAGCAATATCTCACAAGAATGCTATGGGGCTTATGCAGTTGATACCGTCTACTGCCAAAGAGATGGGGGTTGAGGATGTGTTTGATCCTTTACAGAATATAATGGGGGGGACTAAATATCTTAGGATGCTTTTGGATAGGTATAATGGGAACCTATTTTTAGCGCTTTCGGCTTATAATGCTGGTCCAGAGAGGGTTGATAGAGTTGGTGGGATTCCAGAGATTGAGGAGACTAAGACATACGTTGATAGGGTGATAAAATTCTATAAAGAGTATTCAAGTAGGTCCAAATAG
- a CDS encoding arsenate reductase ArsC: MKYNVLFLCVENAGRSQMAEAFARELGGDIINPYSAGSRPANEINPTVVKCMEEVGIKIQNRKPKGFDELDIKVFDFVVNMGCGDDCPFYPSRAYVSWDVPDPKGKSVEEVRVIREIIREKVTELVRHLRSLDTY; encoded by the coding sequence ATGAAGTATAATGTTTTGTTTCTCTGTGTTGAGAATGCTGGAAGGAGTCAGATGGCAGAAGCTTTTGCGAGAGAGTTGGGTGGTGATATAATCAATCCTTACAGTGCAGGTTCAAGACCTGCAAATGAGATTAATCCAACTGTAGTAAAGTGCATGGAAGAAGTAGGAATCAAAATCCAGAATAGAAAACCGAAAGGGTTTGACGAGCTTGATATTAAGGTATTTGACTTCGTTGTCAACATGGGTTGTGGGGACGATTGTCCATTTTATCCATCAAGAGCATATGTCAGTTGGGACGTTCCAGATCCAAAGGGAAAGAGTGTAGAAGAAGTAAGAGTGATAAGAGAGATTATAAGGGAGAAAGTTACTGAACTTGTAAGACATCTCAGAAGTCTTGATACTTACTAG